From the genome of Borreliella afzelii:
AAATAAAAGTAAAACAAATTTATAATTATTAGCAAAGCATCTACCAAATAAATAAGGCAAACTTTTATTTATGTAAAAATTACTAAATAATGGTATAACGATTTACAATTACTTAAATTAAATTTTTTAAAGTCTTTTTAAAAGATTAGGCACCATTTTTTAATGGTGCCTAATCCAAATAACTAACTTCCCCAAAATGGAGAGAAATGGAGAAGCTGTGAAAAACATAGAATTTATACCTTATAATATACACCATATAAATATATATGTCCTATTTTGAAGTTTTTTTATTATGAATTAAATCTATATTTATTTTATGAGAATGATAGAAGGATATTCATTTTACAAAGTTTCTGAAGCTCAAGAAATTCTTAAAAATAAATTTGATTATAAAATCACAAAAAGCCACTTAAGATATAAACTAGAGGTTTTTGAATGTTATATTAGAATAGGAAATATAATGATGATTCCAGAAGATTTCTTGAAATATTTAACACTTAGCTTAGTCTTGTTTAAAAAAAACGAAAAATATAAGATAGAAATAAAAAAAGAAATTAAAGAAAAAATGCCTAAATTTAGAGAATTAATAAAAAAAGGATAAATATATTTATAAAAATACTCTATCTCCTAATATTAAAAACAAAAAACTTCTCCCTTATATGTGTACAAAAGTAAAATTTTTAACAAACATTGGCTTTATTATTGCAACTTTTCTTTTTAAATTTTTATTCCCTTTAACCTACAATGATGAAACAAATAATTCAGAAGAAACAGATAATTTATTAGTAGAAACCTTATAATTTTTTACGCTAACATTTTGAACCCTAGCTTGCTTTTGCCTAGATGAAAAAACTTTCCTTTACCTATGGAAATCCAATTTAGTAATTAATTATAAGAAAATTTGAATCATAATCTACCACCCATTGCTGATGTTTGTCAAAATTTATTTCCTGCCGTTAACATATAAAATATTTTTTTTAGGAATTTTTTCTTTTAAATTATATTGACCCAAATCAGATACCATTTACCCTTCGTGCCGAAAAATATCATCTTGAATAATGGAATTAAAAATGTTTCTAATTTTTTAAAATTATCAATATTACAACTTAGCAACAATATAATTTTATAAAAAAGTTTCAATATTAATTAGAAACATACTATTTTTCAAAAATTTCAGTTCAAATTAAAGATTATATTTTGGTAAAAAATTTTCTATATCTATTTTATATTCTCTGTCTTCATTAGTAATTAAAACAATTTTTAATCGTTTTAATTTTTTGATTTTCTTAAAAAACCTTTTAGATAGAGTAACACGCAAGGTATTTTTTACTACAAAAGGAAATTTTAAATTGAAAAATTTTTCATTTATATTTGGATCTCCAATGTTATAATCTTTTAATTGTTGCCATTTCTCACTTGGCAAATTATTTTCATGCCTTGAAACTTGAGAATCTTCCAATCCTTCAAAAATCACACTTTTAAAGCCTATAATTTTATTGTCATGCACTGTGAAATCAAACTTATAACCAGGATATAACGCTCTATAAGAATCTATCAAATAACCTGTTAGATTTATATTCTTTTTATACTCATCAATCTCAGGACTCATAATCTCTGATTTTATAAAAACCAATTCTTTTAAGTTGCCATCTTTAAAAAGATATGTATAAGTTTCATCAATAAAGACTCTATCTTCAGACTTTTCAATAATTTTATTATAAATAATATTATTTTCTTTTTTTACAAACAAAAAGAAAACTAAAAAAATACAAACTAATAATAACCCAAAAAATATTTTCTTTTTCATTAAAAATCTATCCTACTTATGAAAAATCATATCAAACGCACTATAAAAATACATACTATTTTCTTTACTTACTTTGAAAGAATATTTTTTTTTCTCATTATTTATCTCATCAAAACATTCAACGTATATATCAATTCCATTTGTTTCTCCCAACTTTTTTATTTTATTTACTTTTTCACCGTCAGTAAATAGGCTCATATCAAAATTAAAATAATTAACCCCATCAATAAAACAGGAAGTAATTGGCTGCTTTATTGTAGAAACCCCATCAATATACACATTAACCCCATTAATATACGCCTTTTTAAGCACAAGCTTTGTACTATTCACAATTTGTACATTATAATCTAAATCTATGTATCCTTCACGATAATGCTTTAAAACAAGGGCTCCAAATTTGGTTTTTGATTTAAGAATTAAACCAAAATTAAATCTATTACTTGCATTTTCAATAAAAATTTCTTCAGATAATTCACTAGAAAAAATAAACACACTAGGAATTAATAAAAAGAAAATTGACAATATTATTACTCTCATACCTTATATTATTATACTATTCTCAATAAGAAATGAATATAAAAAGCTAAATTGATTTATCTATTTTTAGATATGCGACACCAACTATATAATTTTTGGCTATTTTTTTACAAACTATATTTAACTCTAATTTATAAAAATTTAATATTATCCTAACATTGTTTATATATAATCAGTAATAATGATTATATATCGTTTTAAAAATTTGTATTCGAAATCAGTTAATACAATAATTCACAACAACAATAACTGTAAAATATCTATATTTTTTAGCAAATACTTATATGAACTAATGAAAAAAGTTAAATTTCTAATTCTAAAATTAGTTGATTAAAAAATTTTTAAAGTCTCTATATATTTTAGATATTGAAAATTTATTTCTAATAGGCTTTCCAATGTCTATTCTTTTGTGATTTTATTATTAAATATAAAATCACATAGGGCCTAACCATAAATACTCTTAAAGCAAGAATACTTATCTTAAGCCCTATAAATAGACATCGACCAAAGTTAAGGATGCTTATAGTTAATAGCACCACTTACCAATATTATACGTTATATATAGTGTTAAAATCAATATATTATTCTCAAATAATATATATACTTATTTCTATTTGTAAATTATATTTTACAAAATTTGCTTTACTATCCCGATTATTTTTAAACATTTTATGATCAAAATAGCTATTTTACAAAAATAAAGACCTTCACCATTTTTTATTAATCTTAAAAGAGATTAAAGAGAAAAAATATTATAAGTTAGATAGCTATCAAAACTTTGAAATGTTTACTAGAAATTATAAAATAGCAAAAATCAGGCTTATGAATATTTAAGGATAGCAAATGTAATAGAAGAAGGACTGGTTCGAGAGAAAGATATAATCGAAAATGGAATACAAAATTCTTTTTTCCTTCAAAAGGATAAAGAAGTATTGCTTAATGAGATTCTGAAAGAGTATAAGAAATGTAAAAAATATAATTAAAAATTCAGTTTAAATAATTTTATGTGAAGAATGTAAAGTTATAGGGTTTATTAATCCCTTATTTAAATATAAGATCTTCATTGTTTAAATTTTGTTAATTTTTTTTAGGGGCTAAGTATTGGGTTTTTTAAAAAAAAGAAATCGTTCCATCTAATCTTCATCAAAATTAATTTCAATTTTATTCTGATTTTTGACACGATCCTTTATTTTTATATTCATATATTTAAATTTTACACTCATTTTATTTCCTTATTTATTATGAAGTTAAAAGTTTTTCCGATAACTGGAAAATTTTTATATAAAAATATAAAACTAGACAATATGTATAAATCATTGTTTAATCTGAAAACGGAAAAATCTATGTTTTTTATCTGTCAATACTTCATAAATATTTTGTTTTGCAACTTACACTACTTATTCTTCTAAAAGATCTGAAAAAGATAGTAGAGCAAGCGCTTTTGCCGGCACCAACTTTAATTGAACCAATGGCAATTATTTTAGTATTTTTTCTATTCATTTATTTATAATTCTTCCATTTGGCAATTCTTTACAATAGAATTTGTATACTTCTTTTCCCAATTTGTTTAACATGTTAATAAACGCTTGAAAATATTTTTTATTCATTTTTTCTTTTTTAATTAGTCTAGCAATACTTCTTAAGTAACAAAACACACCGTCTTTTTAAAATTTAAATTCTATATAATATACTTTGGAAAATGTATATGATTTTACAGTATTATTGATTTTATATTTTGTAATAATGTTTTTTATAGGCTTTCTATATCTATAAAAAATTCCTATAAATTTATCATTGTCTCTTGTAGAGAATAAATTGAGACATTCTAACTTTTCTTGATTAAACAATCCTCTGAAAAGAATTAAAATTTTGTTTTTTTATATCTGTTTATTCCAAACTTATATAGCTCCATTAGCATTTTAATATAATATATTGTTCTTTCTTTAAGAATTTCTTTTTTAAATGAAGATTTCTGGATTCTCGCTTTTTATCATTATTTTTTTCTCTTTGTTATATTTATATGTAACACTTCATTTAAAGAATATATATATATATGGATTTTTGATATCTTTTTTAATAAACCTTACAACTACTTATAAATACCACATACTAAACAACACATATATTCTTTAAATTTTAATTTTTTCAAGTCAATCTCCCAACAAATCTTTAAAAAACCTATTATATTTGTTGATTGCCATTCTTTTTACAAAAGAAATTTTTTGTAATATTACTATTGCACCTTTTCAAATCTTTTAACAGTTTAACTACATATAGATTGGCAAATACCCTGGTTATTAAGATTTTATCATCACTGTTAAATTCTACTTTTTTTGTTAAAAAATAATTCAAATCAATCTAATAATTTTTAAGCACATTGATAGTATAATTGGACTTAATTTTTTACTTTTTATGCAAATACATTTTACCACTGCAAAAATACATCAATCTAAATTCAAATAGACATTTTTAATAATGTCTAAATCCTCTCTATATGGAACATATACTATATTAATTTTATTAAAAATAACAAGCTATAATAAGATAAATGTTTAACCCATTAACACCATATAACATGACAAACAATATCTGATAATACCGCTTAGTTATAAT
Proteins encoded in this window:
- the bptA gene encoding virulence-associated protein BptA: MKKKIFFGLLLVCIFLVFFLFVKKENNIIYNKIIEKSEDRVFIDETYTYLFKDGNLKELVFIKSEIMSPEIDEYKKNINLTGYLIDSYRALYPGYKFDFTVHDNKIIGFKSVIFEGLEDSQVSRHENNLPSEKWQQLKDYNIGDPNINEKFFNLKFPFVVKNTLRVTLSKRFFKKIKKLKRLKIVLITNEDREYKIDIENFLPKYNL